In the genome of Myripristis murdjan chromosome 21, fMyrMur1.1, whole genome shotgun sequence, the window TAAAGTTAAACTTAgcagaaaaacataataaaagtaATTGCTTTTCTAGCACAGCGCTTTGAGCAAGAGCACACATTTGCAACGGGACGTATTTTGGCAGAACAGAAGACATGGGATATAAAGTGCCACTGAAATGATTACAGGTGTGAATCCTTTTCCCCTCAGCCGAAGGTTTCACTGGATGAAACATCGGGGGAGGAGTTGAGTTGAGACCTGGTCTCAGTGACTGTAACTAAGGGGAACTCTGAGAAGTCTGTGCTGTGTCCTCGAAGGCTGACTTGTCCATTGGCAATCGTGAACTGCGACGAGGCTCCTGACCTCGACGTCTGGAAATGAGATCTGAAGTTGTGGTCGAAGGTGCTGATTTGAAAAGTCTGCAGCATCCCCTGTGAGGAGTCTGACTTTTTGGAGGGCGAGACCTCTTCCAGAAAGTCCTCCTCAGCCGGGGACACCGCGGAGGGAGGCGTGGTCTCATCACCTGAAAACGAAAACGAGTGCTGGGAGTCGCCCACAAGCAATCCAAAGTGAGGTTTCTCTAAAGTGGACCTTAACGGAGAGCTCATCCCTGATTTGAACCTGCTGGGGGAAGGGAACTGTTTCTCGTTGGAGAACAGAGGTTGCCCGGCAAGGGTGGGGTTCTCGGAGACCAAGCTGAGGCTCTGGCTGCTCAGGTAGCTGTCGTTCTGGCTCGTCCTCTCCAGGGCTTGTTGGAGGAACTTGGAGTACTCCTGCAAGAGGCTGACCTTCTCGGTAGCTGGCTGAGTCTGGGCGCTGGAGGCTCCCAGGCTCTCCACAGGGCTGCTGTCTGAAACATCGGAGGAGTTGATGGATATGCTCGACGTCACCTCTGTGTCTGCAACGCTGAAGGAGATGTCCGACTGCCCATTTGTTTTGTTGGAGTAGTGGTCCAGCAACGTCTGGAGAACCTCATCCGGCAACACGTTCTTGTCGTGGGTTGCCTTAATCTCAGTGTTGATGGGCTGCGGCTCCAGGATGGTGGCGGGGACAGTCTCATCGATGACGGTCGACACCACAGTTTGAGTAACAGACGGCTGAGAAGAGATGCTGCTCGCATTGAGGGTGTAATCCCGATTGTTGTTGGCCATAGCGGCCTGCAGGTAACGTTTTTTCTTGAGGAACTGCATGGCATCATCGTAGTTTGTGCTGCTGGCCGCCGGCTTCGTTGGTCCTCCTTGGAGATTTTCAACCGGCTCAAGTTCAGTGTTGCTCTCTACGTCTAGAAGGCCTTGCTTGTCCACAATCTCAAAGGTGTACCGCGTGACCTTGCTGTTTTCCTCAAAGGAAGACAAAGGGGACAGGCTGGCAGGAGGTTGTTCACTGGACTGCTTGAGGTTCCTCTTGGGAACCTTCTTCAGGACCAGTTTAGGAGGAGGAACTTCTTCAGATGACGTCTCTCCCTCTTGGTGGTGGCTGGCTGACTCTTCAGGAAGTTCGACGGCGTAGTCTGCGATCACATACTCGTGTTTGACTTTGGAGGAAACAGCGTAAAGAGGTAGACATTCAATTTTGCTCTGTCTttgctcctctttctcctccgtTCCCAAGGCGGCGACAGCGTGCCCCTCCATTTGGGTGGCAGTGGAGGCAGCTGAGCTCTGCAGCTTGTCCGCACACTTCTGGCGCTTTTTCTTCGGCAGCGAACACTCCTTGGGAAGAAGGGAGAGGCCCAGGGAGTCAGTTTCACGTAAAGGTCCGGCTTTCCCAGCTGCCTTGTtggactttctctctctgttctcgtGACACATCCGCCTGTGCTTTAAAACCCGGTCTGTTCTGGAGAAGTACTGtggaaataagacaaaatgtattttcaacTGTGGCAGCTTACCAACACCATGTGGTGGAAAAACTTAAGTTCTTAAGCTTTGTAACTACAACTAACATATGCTACAGAGACAATACAGAACATAAAAGAGAAAgaacatgtttaaaaatgttgtgcCAAACAGAAATATGCTGTGGGAAAAGCCAAAAAGTCACTATTTTCCTTTCTGTCAATAAAGTGTGAATGTTAGTGACCCACACCTCTTAACCTTGAGGTGCTGAGCTGGGTGGTCATTAGTTGGGTAATAATACAGATGCCGCTGCCTGGAACTGCCAGTTGATCCATGACAGGGGCCATACAGATTGTGGCAGATCCCTGCTGTGCCTATTGTGATCTACTGTGGAAACTGGCTGGCCGCCGGCTGGGATGCAGCTGGGGGCAGCAACTCTGAGCGGCTGGTGCTACAACTGTTTTCACAAAAAGGCACAATATTCCCAGTTTCATTTTGACTGCAATTCCATTTCTTCAATGCCTCTTTGTTTCTTATGGACAACTTGTCAAAATCTGAATAATCAGTAGTTACTGCCAAGCCTCTGGCTAGTTTTCATCGACTCACTATACTCTTCCTCCTTTCAATTTGCAAGTTCAATCTAGGTCACGTGTCAATCCATGTGACACGGAGGGCCacgaggctgcaggttttcattcccaCCAAaagctccaccaggtgatttcactgatcacctcacctccaagcagagagaagggactgaTCAGTGCAATGACCTGGGGGAGTTTTTGgttagaatgaaaacctgcagcttcttcaccctccatggcaccagtttgacacccctggcctAGGTTTTGACTGATACAGGTTTTAAGTCTGATactgattcagatttttttgagTTTCCAATAGTCAATGTTTTGTGCCAACAtggacaaaaaataaacaaaaaatagtaAATCTGAAATTTTCACTATCAAAAATAAACTGTTAGTCGAGTTGATCtctttttaataaaatgccTTAATTTTACAGTATTCTCTTTGTTGTTTGCAGAGTCATCAAATGAATATGCAGGTCATAATTAAGCTACTTTACACATGATAGCGTATTTCTATTAATATTACAgagcatgtttttgtatttattgtttatttccaCCTTTGAAACTCAGCATATTCATGTCCCATTTCACATGAAGGCAACGTCACATAGAGTCACTGACACTGACGATGAAATGTCACTGAATGCAACGTTTTGATTACAATGGACTTTAAATTAAGGTGTAGTGTACATGCTAACGGTGCAGCTGAGCAAAGACAAGACCTAAGCTTGATAGTAACTAGTTACAACGTAGGATTTAGTCTTGGCTTTACACCTGAACCTGCGTTTAAACATAGGCACAGCTGGTACAACAGGCCGCTGAGCT includes:
- the znf148 gene encoding zinc finger protein 148 isoform X1 encodes the protein MNIDDKLEGMLLKCSSGGVEGGARVGLGSRGGLVVMTLGERSLANHPLLAEDDDDEDEDEDLTGSSLVTHDLVPPEQLMMQEEMVKNDGGGGGEGGGGGGGEGGVHFPLKLSNKLPCSLHMPLSIKQELKLSEPLIPMKKDKKQAKDLMVCPKKKKRKQRSPAKVQILTINEDGSLGLQNPKCHVCVHCNAAFRTNYHLQRHVFIHTGEKPFQCSQCDMRFIQKYLLQRHEKIHTGEKPFRCDECGMRFIQKYHMERHKRTHSGEKPYQCDYCHQYFSRTDRVLKHRRMCHENRERKSNKAAGKAGPLRETDSLGLSLLPKECSLPKKKRQKCADKLQSSAASTATQMEGHAVAALGTEEKEEQRQSKIECLPLYAVSSKVKHEYVIADYAVELPEESASHHQEGETSSEEVPPPKLVLKKVPKRNLKQSSEQPPASLSPLSSFEENSKVTRYTFEIVDKQGLLDVESNTELEPVENLQGGPTKPAASSTNYDDAMQFLKKKRYLQAAMANNNRDYTLNASSISSQPSVTQTVVSTVIDETVPATILEPQPINTEIKATHDKNVLPDEVLQTLLDHYSNKTNGQSDISFSVADTEVTSSISINSSDVSDSSPVESLGASSAQTQPATEKVSLLQEYSKFLQQALERTSQNDSYLSSQSLSLVSENPTLAGQPLFSNEKQFPSPSRFKSGMSSPLRSTLEKPHFGLLVGDSQHSFSFSGDETTPPSAVSPAEEDFLEEVSPSKKSDSSQGMLQTFQISTFDHNFRSHFQTSRSGASSQFTIANGQVSLRGHSTDFSEFPLVTVTETRSQLNSSPDVSSSETFG
- the znf148 gene encoding zinc finger protein 148 isoform X2 is translated as MNIDDKLEGMLLKCSSGGVEGGARVGLGSRGGLVVMTLGERSLANHPLLAEDDDDEDEDEDLTGSSLVTHDLVPPEQLMMQEEMVKNDGGGGGEGGGGGGGEGGVHFPLKLSNKLPCSLHMPLSIKQELKLSEPLIPMKKDKKQAKDLMVCPKKKKRKQRSPAKILTINEDGSLGLQNPKCHVCVHCNAAFRTNYHLQRHVFIHTGEKPFQCSQCDMRFIQKYLLQRHEKIHTGEKPFRCDECGMRFIQKYHMERHKRTHSGEKPYQCDYCHQYFSRTDRVLKHRRMCHENRERKSNKAAGKAGPLRETDSLGLSLLPKECSLPKKKRQKCADKLQSSAASTATQMEGHAVAALGTEEKEEQRQSKIECLPLYAVSSKVKHEYVIADYAVELPEESASHHQEGETSSEEVPPPKLVLKKVPKRNLKQSSEQPPASLSPLSSFEENSKVTRYTFEIVDKQGLLDVESNTELEPVENLQGGPTKPAASSTNYDDAMQFLKKKRYLQAAMANNNRDYTLNASSISSQPSVTQTVVSTVIDETVPATILEPQPINTEIKATHDKNVLPDEVLQTLLDHYSNKTNGQSDISFSVADTEVTSSISINSSDVSDSSPVESLGASSAQTQPATEKVSLLQEYSKFLQQALERTSQNDSYLSSQSLSLVSENPTLAGQPLFSNEKQFPSPSRFKSGMSSPLRSTLEKPHFGLLVGDSQHSFSFSGDETTPPSAVSPAEEDFLEEVSPSKKSDSSQGMLQTFQISTFDHNFRSHFQTSRSGASSQFTIANGQVSLRGHSTDFSEFPLVTVTETRSQLNSSPDVSSSETFG